The following proteins come from a genomic window of Candidatus Cloacimonadota bacterium:
- a CDS encoding glycosyltransferase family 2 protein encodes MIRIIENLLILYYFFYLVIDWMFLFIFLKSVRKEKLSIHKDEEFVNYSVSIIVPAYNEEITILNNIRMLLALDYPDFEVIVINDGSSDNTLKVMMDNFELCEIAANKTPIISTQPIRKIYKMNNLIVIDKENGGKADAINVGINSSSKKLICTIDADSILDKIALKQTVQPLIDDENVFVSGGQLAVANGVKLKNNKVINSILPKNIWVQWQIIEYLKSFMIARYSMSKINSIMIMSGAFSIYKKSDLKAVGGFLTENNDSDFIKQTGGYGSQTVCEDMEIVVRMWRYFYEKGKKAKAVFLPHPVCLKSVYQN; translated from the coding sequence GTGATTAGGATAATTGAAAATCTGTTGATATTGTATTATTTTTTCTATTTAGTTATAGATTGGATGTTTCTATTTATTTTTTTGAAATCTGTTCGTAAAGAAAAATTGTCTATTCACAAAGATGAGGAATTCGTAAATTATTCGGTATCTATAATTGTTCCTGCATATAATGAAGAGATTACGATCCTGAACAACATCCGGATGTTATTAGCGCTGGATTATCCCGATTTTGAAGTAATCGTAATTAATGACGGGTCGTCTGATAATACTCTAAAAGTGATGATGGATAATTTTGAACTGTGTGAAATAGCAGCAAATAAAACTCCAATTATTTCCACCCAACCGATTAGAAAAATATACAAGATGAATAATCTTATCGTCATAGATAAAGAAAATGGTGGTAAAGCCGATGCTATCAATGTTGGGATCAATTCTTCCTCAAAAAAACTTATCTGCACAATTGATGCAGATTCTATTCTGGATAAAATTGCTCTAAAACAGACCGTACAACCATTAATTGATGATGAAAATGTTTTTGTTAGCGGGGGACAACTTGCTGTGGCAAACGGAGTTAAACTAAAAAACAATAAAGTAATAAACTCAATTCTTCCCAAGAATATTTGGGTTCAATGGCAAATTATTGAGTATCTGAAATCCTTTATGATCGCTCGATACAGTATGAGTAAAATAAATTCCATAATGATCATGTCCGGAGCTTTTTCGATTTATAAAAAAAGCGACCTAAAGGCAGTTGGCGGATTTCTCACAGAAAATAATGATAGTGATTTTATCAAACAAACAGGTGGGTACGGTAGCCAAACAGTTTGTGAGGATATGGAAATAGTTGTCAGAATGTGGAGATATTTTTATGAAAAAGGCAAGAAGGCAAAAGCTGTATTTTTGCCACATCCGGTTTGTTTGAAAAGCGTTTATCAAAATTAA